In the Ursus arctos isolate Adak ecotype North America unplaced genomic scaffold, UrsArc2.0 scaffold_5, whole genome shotgun sequence genome, one interval contains:
- the LOC123001070 gene encoding caltrin-like protein 1, with protein MSLLSSRIKAIFIIVLVFPLYSETSFAPLTEVGPVMPNCARFSPGRGDCTREWDPVCASDGVTYGNTCIFCREKGNNVYFSRFGTC; from the exons ATGTCTCTCCTCTCATCACGGATCAAAGCTATTTTCATCATTGTCTTGGTGTTTCCTCTTTATTCTG AAACATCTTTCGCACCTCTGACTGAAGTCGGACCTGTG ATGCCGAACTGTGCACGATTTTCACCTGGGCGAGGTGATTGCACCAGAGAATGGGATCCAGTCTGTGCAAGTGATGGTGTAACGTATGGCAACACATGTATTTTCTGCAGGGAAAAGGG GAATAACGTATATTTTTCACGTTTTGGTACTTGTTGA